One Methylophilus sp. TWE2 DNA segment encodes these proteins:
- a CDS encoding penicillin-binding protein 1A: MNSRNWLQSLLFLSITGSLIAAALLVLVISILYPSLPSLDALTDYHPKLPLRIYDAQGGLIAEFGQERRAFVPIEQTPKVMKEAILAIEDRRFYQHNGIDTTGILRAIRNNLTGRGHEGASTITMQVAKNFFSGPDAPRNIWTKIKEAMLAIKIENTISKDKILELYLNQIYLGERAYGFATASKTYFDKDLKQINLAEAALLAGLPKAPSKYDPYIHPDYAIKRQHEVLRDMHRYGMITDRELEQAMNTPLKFQSSRQQIQALGSEYVAEIVRATLYKRYGEKAYTSGLRVYTTINSKHQAAANNAVIQGIINFELRHGFRGAEQVISLPAGKLKASEVSELLRDFVTYNQFVPALVTKVEPNLLTLVTKRGTVLKLQDKAILLVKNHMPPAKRTPLSLLPGAVIRVYQQGDNWMVVQLPQVESGFMALNPETGQVQALIGGFSFQRNKYNHVTQGRRQPGSSFKPFIYSAALEKGYSPASVFEDAPISFSSTETGSNSTWEPRNYDEKYAGPMRLREALAQSKNTISIRLMNAIGARYAQNYLRRFGFDPKDHPAYLSTALGAGSTSIWQMAAGYATFANSGYRVHPYLIEKIVDSRGKVIQAVQAGKHVSQERVIDQRNAFIITTMLQDVVRDGTARAALSLRRPDIAGKTGTTNDQFDAWFAGYHPKEVAVAWVGYDNPRNLGRGETGGRAALPIWISYMQQTLPGLPVYQYKVPDGVLQLKVDAYTGAQVGEDDTGIYEYFYEEHLPQSTPENLPGLFDPEGEQAPADDEPSFLERLIGEHSGGGNDDKKLPSNPAAKLLSPN, translated from the coding sequence ATGAATTCAAGAAACTGGTTGCAGTCCCTTCTTTTTCTCTCCATTACCGGCAGCTTGATTGCCGCCGCCCTGCTGGTGTTGGTAATCAGTATTCTCTATCCGTCATTGCCGTCACTCGATGCGCTGACGGACTACCACCCCAAACTGCCGTTGCGTATTTATGATGCCCAGGGCGGGCTGATTGCAGAGTTTGGCCAAGAACGCCGCGCCTTTGTACCCATTGAACAAACCCCTAAAGTCATGAAAGAAGCCATTCTGGCGATTGAAGACCGGCGCTTTTACCAACATAACGGCATTGATACCACCGGCATCCTGCGCGCCATCCGTAACAATCTCACGGGACGCGGCCATGAAGGCGCCAGTACGATCACCATGCAGGTGGCCAAGAACTTTTTCAGCGGACCGGATGCACCGCGTAACATCTGGACCAAGATCAAAGAAGCGATGCTGGCGATCAAGATTGAAAACACCATCAGCAAGGACAAAATCCTGGAGCTTTACCTGAACCAGATTTACCTGGGCGAACGTGCTTATGGCTTTGCCACCGCCTCCAAGACTTACTTTGATAAGGACCTCAAGCAGATTAACCTGGCTGAGGCTGCTCTCCTAGCTGGCCTGCCAAAAGCGCCCAGCAAATACGACCCATATATTCATCCCGACTACGCGATCAAGCGCCAGCATGAAGTCCTGCGTGACATGCACCGCTACGGCATGATTACGGACCGCGAACTGGAACAGGCGATGAACACTCCATTGAAGTTCCAGTCATCCAGGCAGCAGATACAAGCACTGGGCAGCGAATACGTCGCCGAAATCGTAAGGGCTACCTTGTATAAACGCTATGGCGAAAAAGCGTATACCAGTGGTTTGCGCGTTTACACGACAATTAACAGCAAACATCAGGCGGCAGCTAACAACGCGGTGATCCAGGGTATTATCAATTTTGAATTGCGGCACGGATTCCGTGGGGCAGAGCAAGTGATTTCATTGCCCGCAGGCAAATTGAAGGCCAGTGAAGTCAGCGAATTACTGCGTGATTTTGTCACTTACAACCAGTTTGTGCCCGCCTTGGTCACCAAGGTTGAGCCCAACCTGCTCACTTTGGTCACCAAGCGTGGCACGGTCCTCAAGTTGCAGGATAAAGCAATCCTGCTGGTGAAAAACCATATGCCACCAGCCAAGCGCACACCGCTGTCACTGTTGCCGGGAGCGGTTATCCGCGTTTATCAGCAAGGTGACAACTGGATGGTAGTACAGTTACCTCAGGTCGAAAGTGGTTTTATGGCCCTCAACCCGGAAACCGGGCAAGTACAGGCCTTAATTGGTGGCTTCAGTTTCCAGCGCAACAAATACAACCACGTTACCCAGGGTCGTCGCCAGCCCGGATCAAGCTTCAAGCCATTTATTTACTCGGCTGCGCTTGAAAAAGGATACAGCCCAGCCAGCGTGTTTGAAGATGCGCCCATCAGCTTTTCCTCGACTGAGACCGGCAGCAACAGTACTTGGGAACCGCGTAATTATGACGAAAAATATGCAGGCCCCATGCGCTTGCGCGAGGCATTGGCACAGTCAAAAAATACCATTTCCATCCGCTTGATGAATGCCATCGGCGCCCGTTATGCCCAGAACTATCTCCGCAGGTTCGGCTTTGACCCTAAAGATCATCCAGCTTACCTTTCCACCGCATTAGGAGCTGGCTCAACCTCCATCTGGCAAATGGCAGCCGGATATGCGACCTTTGCCAATAGCGGCTACAGGGTACATCCTTACCTGATTGAAAAGATTGTGGATAGCCGCGGCAAGGTGATTCAAGCGGTTCAAGCCGGTAAACATGTTTCGCAAGAGCGGGTTATTGACCAGCGCAACGCCTTTATCATCACGACCATGTTGCAAGACGTGGTGCGGGACGGGACCGCCAGGGCAGCGCTTTCTTTGCGTCGCCCTGATATTGCTGGCAAGACCGGCACCACCAATGACCAGTTTGATGCGTGGTTCGCCGGGTATCACCCGAAAGAGGTGGCCGTCGCTTGGGTGGGTTATGACAATCCACGCAACCTGGGTCGCGGTGAAACTGGTGGCCGTGCTGCATTACCGATCTGGATCAGTTATATGCAGCAAACGCTGCCTGGTTTGCCGGTTTACCAGTACAAGGTACCGGATGGCGTACTACAGCTGAAAGTGGACGCCTATACCGGGGCACAAGTCGGCGAAGATGATACCGGCATTTATGAATATTTTTACGAAGAACACTTGCCACAATCAACCCCAGAGAATCTGCCTGGCCTGTTTGACCCAGAAGGTGAACAAGCCCCGGCAGACGATGAGCCTTCCTTCCTGGAACGGCTTATTGGTGAGCATAGTGGTGGAGGCAATGATGACAAAAAGCTGCCCTCGAATCCGGCCGCTAAATTGCTGAGCCCTAACTAA
- a CDS encoding pilus assembly protein PilM, whose protein sequence is MSPGFLQRKKTSFIGVDVSATAVKMVELSAVGKQQFRLDGYANVTLPKGVISDGNINDLAQVADTLRAAWRLLGTRARQVVLALPTAAVISKRVIMPAGLREEDMELQVESEANQYIPFPLEEMNLDFQVLGPMGKSTDEVEVLIVAAKKEKIEDRVAVAEEAGLKVSIMDVEAYATETAYRQILKQLPNHSKKTITMILDIGAHVTHVNVMVGTHSVYSREQAFGGAMLSQEIQRRFGLSPEESEIAKRQGGLPDSYDQEVLQPFLQNLAGEASRAVSFFTNSTQYNKIDHLLLAGGVAATEGLAALIEQKTGVHTLVANSFQGMTLAQKIKPSQLETDAPALMIACGLALRGVDA, encoded by the coding sequence TTGAGTCCGGGCTTTTTACAACGCAAAAAAACCAGTTTTATTGGTGTGGATGTCAGTGCAACCGCCGTCAAGATGGTGGAGTTGAGTGCTGTCGGCAAGCAGCAATTCCGGCTGGATGGCTATGCCAACGTGACCCTGCCCAAAGGGGTGATCAGTGATGGCAATATTAATGACCTCGCGCAAGTGGCGGATACGTTACGTGCAGCCTGGCGATTGCTGGGAACGCGCGCACGTCAAGTTGTGTTGGCCTTGCCCACGGCAGCGGTCATTTCCAAACGTGTCATCATGCCTGCCGGTTTGCGCGAAGAGGACATGGAGTTGCAAGTCGAGTCCGAAGCTAACCAGTATATTCCGTTCCCGCTCGAAGAAATGAATCTCGACTTTCAGGTGCTGGGCCCGATGGGCAAGAGTACCGATGAAGTAGAGGTACTGATTGTTGCGGCCAAGAAAGAGAAAATCGAGGACCGCGTGGCTGTCGCGGAAGAAGCTGGCCTGAAAGTCAGCATTATGGACGTGGAAGCGTATGCAACAGAGACAGCCTATCGCCAGATTCTGAAACAGTTGCCCAACCATAGCAAAAAAACTATCACCATGATTCTTGATATCGGTGCGCATGTCACGCACGTCAATGTCATGGTAGGCACGCATTCTGTGTATTCTCGCGAGCAAGCCTTTGGTGGCGCAATGTTGTCGCAGGAAATCCAGCGTCGGTTTGGGCTTTCGCCTGAAGAAAGCGAAATTGCCAAACGACAGGGCGGCTTGCCAGATTCTTATGATCAAGAGGTTCTGCAGCCTTTCTTGCAAAACCTCGCAGGTGAGGCATCACGTGCCGTCTCTTTCTTTACCAACTCTACACAGTACAACAAGATTGACCATCTCTTGCTGGCCGGCGGGGTCGCAGCCACCGAGGGCCTGGCCGCCCTCATCGAACAAAAAACTGGTGTACATACCCTGGTGGCCAATAGCTTTCAGGGGATGACACTTGCCCAGAAAATCAAACCCTCCCAGCTGGAAACGGATGCACCTGCACTGATGATTGCCTGTGGCTTGGCGCTGCGAGGGGTGGACGCATGA
- a CDS encoding PilN domain-containing protein, producing MIKVNLLPHRQIRRAERQREFGLMASLVAIAAAAILFVSWSYIHNKIQAQQARNQRLQDEMVRLDKEIAVIGTLKEQIKHVLERKQIVEGLQSDRNQAVLILDELARQLPEGIFLKSVKQLEDEIELKGVADTNTRIATLVHNLSDSAIMHSPNLVEIKANTNAQGVKEYEFVLRVSLKREVAEEDPAKKSVPAKG from the coding sequence ATGATTAAAGTCAACCTGTTGCCGCATCGGCAAATCAGACGTGCCGAGCGCCAGCGCGAATTTGGACTAATGGCTTCATTGGTAGCCATTGCGGCGGCGGCCATCCTGTTTGTGAGCTGGAGCTATATCCATAACAAAATCCAGGCACAACAGGCACGTAACCAGCGCTTGCAGGATGAAATGGTTCGCCTGGATAAAGAGATTGCAGTGATTGGCACCTTGAAAGAGCAAATCAAGCATGTGCTGGAGCGCAAGCAGATTGTGGAAGGCCTGCAGAGTGACCGTAACCAGGCGGTATTGATTCTTGATGAACTGGCCAGGCAGTTGCCAGAAGGCATCTTTCTTAAAAGCGTCAAGCAACTCGAAGATGAGATTGAGCTTAAGGGTGTTGCAGATACCAACACCCGTATCGCCACATTGGTACATAACCTCAGTGACTCGGCCATTATGCATAGCCCTAACCTGGTGGAGATCAAGGCCAATACCAATGCCCAGGGCGTTAAGGAATATGAATTTGTGTTGCGCGTGTCCTTGAAGCGTGAGGTCGCTGAAGAAGACCCTGCCAAGAAGTCCGTGCCGGCCAAAGGATAA
- a CDS encoding type 4a pilus biogenesis protein PilO gives MQLSDFNNIDLKTAGNLPMPMKAVLLSILAVAVLVLGYVFLLSPNLKELKAEKEKEQGLRDEYMAKKIQAVRIKAYEQQVVEIQRTFGTLLKQLPDKSEMDRLLTDINQAGLSQGLSFEGFVPMPEIFAEFYAEKPINIKVLGHYHELGAFVTEVAKLSRIVTLHNLQIQPAGKEDKQPHKDMLVMEAVAKTYRYLDADEVAARKAQESKAGKK, from the coding sequence ATGCAACTGTCTGATTTTAATAATATTGATCTCAAAACGGCCGGCAATCTGCCGATGCCAATGAAAGCGGTATTGCTCTCGATTCTGGCAGTGGCGGTGCTGGTGTTGGGCTATGTATTCCTGCTCAGTCCTAATCTCAAAGAACTGAAAGCCGAAAAAGAAAAAGAGCAAGGGTTACGCGATGAGTACATGGCTAAAAAAATACAAGCGGTGAGGATCAAGGCTTATGAGCAGCAGGTTGTTGAGATCCAGCGCACCTTTGGTACTTTGCTCAAACAGCTGCCGGATAAATCCGAGATGGATCGCTTGCTGACAGATATTAACCAGGCAGGCTTGAGTCAGGGCCTTTCGTTTGAAGGCTTTGTGCCTATGCCCGAAATATTCGCCGAGTTTTACGCCGAGAAACCCATCAATATTAAAGTGCTCGGTCACTATCATGAACTGGGGGCGTTTGTGACTGAAGTCGCTAAATTATCCCGTATTGTCACGCTGCATAACTTGCAAATCCAGCCTGCCGGCAAAGAGGACAAGCAACCGCATAAGGATATGCTGGTGATGGAGGCTGTCGCAAAAACCTACCGTTACCTTGACGCAGACGAAGTGGCTGCACGTAAGGCTCAAGAGAGCAAGGCGGGGAAAAAATAA
- a CDS encoding pilus assembly protein PilP → MRKQSLFSLIPMLLLAACGGSQDGDLTQFMNEADQTTVAPVEPLPEVQGFSPKQYNADGVLHDPFVPRKATVQNTNQPDLNRPKEPLEAYPLENLKFVGVLSKKNSIFATIQTPDNMVYQVKPGSHLGEKFGVVTALTENRQTLKYELKVKETIQDPVSGEWSQQMTTLELQEHQ, encoded by the coding sequence ATGCGTAAACAGTCCTTGTTTTCTCTGATTCCAATGTTATTGCTGGCAGCCTGCGGAGGCTCACAGGATGGCGATTTGACGCAGTTTATGAATGAAGCAGACCAGACCACGGTTGCCCCGGTAGAGCCCTTGCCGGAAGTGCAAGGATTCTCCCCCAAGCAATACAACGCGGATGGTGTGTTACATGACCCTTTTGTGCCTCGCAAAGCGACGGTGCAAAACACTAATCAGCCTGACTTGAATCGTCCCAAAGAGCCATTAGAGGCGTATCCGCTGGAAAACCTCAAGTTTGTGGGGGTGTTGAGCAAAAAAAATAGCATCTTTGCCACCATACAAACGCCGGACAACATGGTGTATCAAGTGAAGCCAGGCTCGCATCTGGGTGAAAAATTTGGCGTGGTGACGGCGTTAACAGAAAACCGTCAAACATTGAAATACGAATTAAAAGTAAAAGAGACGATTCAAGACCCCGTCAGCGGTGAGTGGTCTCAGCAAATGACAACATTGGAATTGCAGGAACATCAATGA
- the pilQ gene encoding type IV pilus secretin family protein, which yields MMKKLTYLVARVAFLSVVLAAPAWGIAAELPASANRLQAVDVTALPGGRLNVQLQLSQPLTTAPLSFTLSNPPRIVFDLPNTMNATGKNVLPVSQGVLKSVQVAQASDRSRVVLNLSKPVQHQLQVQDQVLLVALAQEGADVPVAAAATAAKRFAEPEAAAAHKIQKIDFVRGKNGEGRILVDLSDSRVGVNVRNAGKTVVVDFADTELPEEFQRRLNVVNFNTPVLYVDALRHHHQAQIVIEPQGDWEQSAYQTDRRLVVDIRPLVKDPNKLIQGSKQGYAGEKLSLNFQRVDVRDVLKVIADFTGKNIVVSDSVSGTVTIGLKDVPWDQALDVIMKSKGLDMRVNGSVISIAPAEEFAAKEKAQLTAEAERETLETLRTEVFSLKYQKAMDFRNMLLGGGTSTAGGATSGTSMGGSTGSAAGRMNRILSPRGSVTFDARTNTIFVQDTPKKLEEIQAIINKVDVPVKQVMIESRMVIASNTFSKALGARFGISQTGTPGSNSNLSIGGTLGNKATAFTAPTTAGGTGTFTLGNQGGTIQSATLNNYTISSNGQPDLMSNLPVTNAYGGIALSLLKLSANLLLNLELSALEADSRGKVISSPRVTTANQQKARIAQGVEIPYQSATSSGATAVSFKKAELSLEVTPQITPDQRIIMDLDVRKDSRGETLPGGVAINTQNVQTQVLVGNGETVVLGGIYEQVSRKGTDKVPFFGDLPVVGYAFKRNTKQEDKTELLIFITPKVMDETIALN from the coding sequence ATGATGAAAAAATTAACATACCTTGTAGCCCGCGTGGCATTCTTGTCGGTCGTGTTGGCGGCACCAGCATGGGGTATCGCGGCGGAATTGCCAGCCTCTGCCAACCGGTTGCAAGCCGTTGATGTGACCGCCTTGCCCGGTGGCCGGTTGAATGTGCAGCTGCAATTGTCGCAACCATTAACAACTGCGCCACTCAGCTTCACCTTGAGCAACCCGCCCAGAATTGTCTTTGACCTGCCGAATACGATGAATGCGACGGGAAAGAATGTGTTGCCCGTCAGCCAGGGTGTGTTGAAGTCTGTACAAGTGGCGCAGGCCAGTGACCGTAGCCGCGTCGTGCTGAATCTGTCCAAGCCCGTGCAGCATCAATTGCAGGTGCAAGACCAGGTCTTATTGGTTGCTTTGGCGCAAGAGGGGGCTGACGTTCCTGTTGCGGCTGCCGCTACCGCCGCTAAGCGTTTTGCCGAACCAGAGGCCGCCGCAGCACATAAAATCCAGAAAATAGACTTTGTCCGTGGCAAAAATGGCGAAGGCCGTATTTTGGTAGATTTGTCTGATAGCCGCGTGGGCGTGAATGTGCGCAATGCGGGTAAAACCGTGGTGGTGGATTTTGCCGATACCGAGCTGCCAGAAGAGTTTCAGCGACGCTTGAATGTGGTGAATTTCAATACGCCGGTACTCTATGTGGACGCCTTGCGCCATCATCACCAGGCGCAGATTGTGATTGAGCCTCAAGGGGATTGGGAGCAATCTGCTTACCAGACCGATCGACGCCTGGTAGTGGATATCCGTCCCTTGGTCAAAGACCCGAATAAATTAATCCAGGGATCCAAACAGGGATACGCCGGAGAAAAGCTGTCACTTAATTTTCAGCGTGTGGATGTGCGAGATGTCCTGAAAGTGATTGCTGACTTTACCGGTAAAAATATTGTGGTCAGCGACTCCGTTTCCGGCACTGTCACCATCGGCCTCAAGGACGTGCCATGGGACCAGGCGCTGGATGTCATCATGAAAAGCAAGGGCCTGGATATGCGCGTCAATGGCAGCGTGATTTCGATTGCGCCTGCTGAAGAATTTGCCGCCAAGGAAAAAGCACAGCTGACTGCCGAGGCAGAGCGCGAGACCCTTGAAACACTGCGTACAGAAGTCTTTTCCTTGAAGTACCAGAAAGCCATGGACTTCAGGAACATGTTGCTGGGTGGGGGCACCAGCACCGCTGGCGGTGCTACTTCCGGAACGTCCATGGGGGGCTCCACTGGTAGCGCCGCCGGGCGCATGAACCGCATTCTTTCGCCGCGTGGTAGTGTGACCTTTGATGCGCGTACCAATACGATTTTTGTACAGGACACGCCCAAAAAACTGGAAGAAATTCAGGCGATCATCAATAAGGTTGATGTGCCAGTCAAACAGGTGATGATTGAATCACGCATGGTCATTGCCTCCAATACATTTTCCAAGGCATTAGGCGCGAGATTCGGTATCTCTCAAACCGGCACACCAGGGAGTAACAGCAATCTCTCGATAGGTGGGACGCTGGGTAATAAGGCCACGGCTTTCACTGCGCCCACCACTGCAGGCGGCACCGGAACATTCACACTTGGTAACCAGGGTGGCACGATCCAAAGTGCGACCCTGAATAACTACACTATCAGCTCTAATGGTCAGCCTGACTTGATGTCCAACTTGCCGGTGACAAACGCGTATGGCGGCATAGCGTTGAGTTTGCTGAAATTATCTGCAAACCTGTTGTTAAACTTGGAGCTCTCTGCCCTGGAGGCGGACTCCCGCGGTAAAGTGATTTCCAGTCCTCGTGTGACCACCGCCAACCAGCAAAAGGCCAGGATTGCACAGGGTGTTGAAATTCCTTATCAAAGCGCGACAAGCAGTGGTGCGACCGCCGTCAGTTTTAAAAAGGCTGAATTAAGTCTGGAGGTCACACCACAAATTACACCTGATCAAAGAATTATTATGGATTTGGATGTGCGTAAAGACAGTCGGGGAGAAACTTTGCCTGGTGGGGTGGCTATTAATACCCAAAACGTGCAAACACAAGTGTTGGTCGGTAATGGCGAAACAGTCGTCCTTGGCGGGATTTACGAGCAAGTATCACGTAAAGGGACTGATAAAGTGCCATTCTTTGGTGATCTGCCGGTGGTGGGATACGCCTTCAAGCGTAACACCAAGCAGGAAGATAAAACCGAACTGTTGATTTTCATCACGCCTAAAGTGATGGATGAAACGATTGCCCTCAACTGA
- a CDS encoding shikimate kinase, whose translation MGAQIPNNIFLIGLMGAGKTTVGKLIAKNLGKTFYDTDHVIEQRTGVKIPTIFELEGETGFRKRETSTLEELTQQDNIVLATGGGAIIAPENREILKKYGYVIYLRANVNELYLRTRNDKNRPLLQNVDVKARLEQLFHARNPLYTETANLIVDTGHQPVAVIIQKIENALKALESSCKP comes from the coding sequence ATGGGTGCGCAAATACCAAACAACATTTTTTTGATCGGATTGATGGGAGCGGGCAAGACCACCGTTGGCAAATTGATCGCCAAGAATTTAGGTAAGACCTTTTACGATACCGATCATGTGATTGAGCAGCGCACTGGCGTCAAAATCCCCACTATTTTTGAACTGGAAGGTGAGACGGGTTTCCGCAAGCGTGAAACATCTACGCTGGAGGAGCTGACCCAGCAGGACAATATTGTCCTGGCCACGGGTGGTGGTGCCATTATTGCTCCAGAAAACCGTGAAATTCTCAAGAAATATGGCTATGTGATTTACCTGCGGGCAAATGTGAATGAGCTGTATCTGCGTACCCGCAATGATAAAAACCGTCCCTTGTTACAGAATGTAGATGTCAAAGCCAGGCTGGAACAATTGTTTCATGCGCGCAATCCACTCTATACCGAAACCGCAAATCTTATTGTGGATACCGGACATCAACCGGTAGCGGTCATTATCCAGAAAATTGAAAACGCCCTGAAAGCGTTGGAGTCATCATGCAAACCTTAA
- the aroB gene encoding 3-dehydroquinate synthase, giving the protein MQTLTVSLADRSYPIHIGNHLLGQADLILPHLKRKQVAIVSNTTVAPLYMQTMAQPLRDAGVSVIEIILPDGEAYKNNETLQTIYDHLLQNRCERNTTLIALGGGVIGDLTGYAAATYLRGVPFIQVPTTLLSQVDSSVGGKTGINHPLGKNMIGAFYQPKLVLADIDTLKTLPQRELSAGVAEVIKYGLIRDADFFDWLETNMSALMALDPAVASYAIYRSCQNKAEVVAADEHEQGERALLNLGHTFGHAIENAMGYGVWLHGEAVATGTVMAADLSQRMGWLNDAQIARIKTIMQAAKLPIKAPDLGVEEYLRLMQLDKKVSDGRIRLILQQDIGKAVITADYDAEKLKQTLSLAA; this is encoded by the coding sequence ATGCAAACCTTAACCGTCAGCCTGGCTGACCGTAGCTATCCTATTCATATCGGCAATCACCTGCTAGGACAGGCCGACCTGATTTTGCCGCATTTAAAACGTAAGCAGGTCGCCATTGTCAGCAATACCACCGTCGCACCCTTGTATATGCAGACAATGGCCCAGCCACTGCGCGACGCCGGCGTCAGCGTCATTGAAATTATTCTGCCCGATGGCGAGGCCTACAAAAACAACGAAACCCTGCAAACCATTTACGATCATTTGCTGCAAAACCGTTGTGAGCGTAACACCACCCTGATTGCATTAGGTGGCGGCGTCATTGGCGACCTGACTGGCTATGCAGCAGCAACATACTTGCGTGGGGTGCCATTTATCCAGGTGCCGACGACATTGCTGTCGCAGGTGGATTCCAGTGTAGGCGGTAAAACGGGTATCAATCACCCGTTGGGCAAGAACATGATAGGTGCCTTTTACCAGCCTAAGCTGGTGTTGGCAGATATCGATACCTTGAAAACGCTGCCACAACGGGAGTTGTCAGCAGGTGTCGCCGAAGTCATCAAATATGGCTTGATTCGCGATGCTGATTTTTTTGACTGGCTGGAAACCAATATGTCCGCACTGATGGCATTGGATCCGGCAGTGGCCAGTTATGCCATTTATCGTTCATGCCAGAATAAGGCTGAAGTGGTGGCAGCGGATGAACACGAACAAGGCGAACGTGCCCTGCTTAATTTGGGCCATACCTTTGGTCATGCGATTGAAAATGCCATGGGTTATGGTGTCTGGTTGCACGGCGAAGCTGTGGCAACCGGTACCGTCATGGCCGCAGATTTGTCGCAACGCATGGGTTGGCTGAATGACGCGCAGATCGCACGTATTAAAACCATTATGCAAGCTGCCAAATTACCTATAAAAGCACCAGATTTGGGTGTGGAGGAGTATTTACGGCTCATGCAACTGGATAAGAAAGTGTCTGATGGACGTATCCGCCTGATTCTGCAACAGGACATTGGCAAGGCAGTGATCACGGCAGACTATGATGCTGAAAAGTTAAAGCAGACGCTGTCACTGGCGGCATAA
- a CDS encoding deoxyguanosinetriphosphate triphosphohydrolase: MTLALFAAHPEQTRGRKVSEQESPLRNVFQRDRDRIIHSTAFRRLEYKTQVFVNHEGDLFRTRLTHSIEVAQLTRGIARTLGLHEDLAEAIALAHDLGHTPFGHAGQDALNHCMREYGGFEHNLQSLRVVDLLENRYASFDGLNLTFEVREGILKHCSRKNAQLLGDVGERFLRGESPSLEAQVTNFADEIAYNNHDVDDGLRSGLITIQQLAGIQLFAENMAEVKKLYGEIEEKRLVHETIRRMINVLVVDLCQQSHQAISALNPSSIEDVRKAPDYLVGFSQALAEKNLELKQFLRKHLYQHYRVNRMSAKARRIIEELFTAFMDNPALLPDEFQLAAKQDQARAVADYIAGMTDRYAIREHKRLFAVEESW, from the coding sequence ATGACCTTAGCCCTCTTTGCCGCACATCCAGAACAAACGCGTGGCCGCAAGGTCAGTGAACAAGAGTCGCCTTTGCGCAATGTGTTTCAGCGCGACCGGGACCGTATTATCCATTCCACTGCCTTCCGCCGACTGGAATACAAAACCCAGGTATTTGTGAACCATGAAGGCGACCTGTTTCGCACCCGTTTGACGCATAGCATTGAAGTCGCACAACTTACGCGAGGCATTGCGCGTACCTTGGGTTTGCATGAAGACCTGGCGGAAGCCATTGCGCTGGCGCACGACCTCGGTCATACCCCCTTTGGTCATGCCGGTCAGGATGCGCTCAACCATTGCATGCGTGAGTACGGCGGCTTTGAGCACAACCTGCAATCGTTGCGGGTGGTCGACTTGTTGGAAAACCGGTATGCCAGTTTTGATGGTTTAAATCTCACTTTTGAAGTACGCGAAGGCATCCTCAAGCATTGCTCACGCAAAAATGCACAACTGCTGGGTGATGTCGGCGAACGTTTCCTGCGCGGCGAATCTCCTAGCCTGGAGGCGCAAGTCACCAATTTTGCCGATGAAATCGCCTATAACAACCATGATGTAGATGATGGCTTGCGCTCAGGGTTGATTACGATTCAACAATTGGCTGGCATTCAGTTGTTTGCCGAAAATATGGCAGAGGTCAAGAAACTGTACGGTGAGATAGAAGAAAAGCGCCTCGTGCATGAAACCATACGCCGCATGATTAATGTGCTCGTGGTGGATTTATGCCAGCAAAGCCACCAAGCAATCTCGGCTTTAAATCCTTCCAGCATTGAGGATGTGCGCAAGGCGCCTGATTACCTGGTCGGATTTAGTCAAGCACTGGCTGAAAAGAACCTTGAACTCAAACAGTTTTTGCGTAAGCACCTTTACCAGCATTATCGCGTCAATCGCATGAGCGCCAAAGCGCGCCGCATCATTGAAGAGCTGTTCACGGCTTTTATGGATAACCCTGCCTTATTACCCGATGAGTTCCAGTTAGCCGCTAAACAGGACCAGGCGCGCGCGGTAGCTGATTATATTGCCGGCATGACTGACCGCTATGCGATTCGTGAGCATAAACGCTTGTTTGCCGTAGAAGAAAGCTGGTAG
- the dksA gene encoding RNA polymerase-binding protein DksA produces MADTVNKSFTPYQPAAGEEYMNKKQQDHFRKILNDWKAELSHDIDRTVHTMQDEVTSFADPNDRASQESDMALELRNRDRERKLIKKIDETLRNIDSGDYGYCEGCGIEIGLKRLEARPTATLCIDCKTLDEMREKQVAK; encoded by the coding sequence ATGGCAGACACCGTTAACAAATCTTTCACCCCTTACCAGCCAGCCGCCGGTGAGGAATACATGAATAAAAAACAGCAGGATCATTTCCGTAAAATCCTGAATGACTGGAAGGCAGAACTGAGTCATGATATTGACCGCACCGTGCATACGATGCAGGACGAAGTCACCAGCTTTGCAGACCCGAATGACCGCGCCAGCCAGGAATCTGACATGGCCCTTGAGTTGCGCAACCGCGACCGTGAACGTAAGCTGATCAAGAAAATTGACGAAACTCTGCGTAATATCGATAGCGGAGATTATGGTTATTGCGAAGGCTGCGGCATTGAAATTGGCCTCAAACGCCTAGAAGCACGTCCAACCGCCACATTGTGCATTGATTGCAAAACCCTGGACGAAATGCGCGAAAAACAAGTCGCTAAATAA